The DNA window actgGGAGCACTGAGTTGATCCTAGAGATTACACCAGAAGATGTCAATTTTGCCTGTTTCAGCTACATAGACTCTCAGGCAGGCCTTTCTTAATGACAGCAAAGTCCTGTCTTATGCCAATGTGATAGCCACAGCCTCCAGGCCAAGCATCGGTGCTGCTGGTTATCAATTGGCATAACTCACAGGTCCTCGTACCTTCATCCCCAACTTCCTAGCTTGGCTGAGGAAAGAGGAGCCATGGGAGGCGCTGCATTTCTTCAGGGGTCTTAACAGACTCTCTGGCCCAACACTGCAAATGCTTGCAGAGGCTTTGAGGAATGGTCCTCAACACCAGCCACAGCCACAATCCTcccttcctgctctttttttttcaactgccTAAACCGTGCCATTACCTTTCTGCAGCTCATTAATCAGCACTCACTACTGCCCGTGTTTAGACGatgcatattatttttcttacttggTTATTGATGGCCCTTCCACAGTCCTTTATGGCCCACTTTAGTCTGCTACTCACAAATTATGAGGGCATCAATAGCATGGAAGAATAAATTATGTCTCCAAGTACTGCCCATTAAATCTTCAATATCATTAGATCTGGAAAGAAAGTCCTTGTTGGTCTACCCTGAACACATTCTGCAGAGCAGTCAGCTTAAGGATTCTGCACCTCTCATCTTTTATGCTTTAGGATCCAGTATCTATATTCACATCATTGTATCAATTATTCTTTGCTCACCTGTActgccacacacacactctaCAAATTAAGCATTGCCAGATGGAACCTGACTGAACAGAATAAAACaactggaggaaaagaaaaaaaccaacccaaatcACAGCCTGCAAAAATACACCGAGAAAAATCCTCAGAAGACTAATAAATGCAACGACACCATGTGTTTCAGGAAGTGCCAAGGCTACGTGTTGCTGCAGGCCAGAAGGGTGCTTGAGGGTCATATCACTCAGTGTTTTCTATGTTCTCATCCTCCTTCCCCAAGGTGCCGGCTGTTGACCTCGGTCAGAGGCAGGCCACTGTGCAAGCTGGGCTTTGCTCTGACTCAGCAGAGCTGGTTTTATGTTCTTAGATTAACAAAGAGCCACAGAGGGTTCACGCCTCTGTTATTCAAAGCTGCTTTATCTCAGGTAGGCAGGTATGAAGAAACCACTGGGCAGGCACAGGCAAAGATCTCCACCATGTAATAGAGGGGAGTCTGCGATATGATCCAAAACAGCAGAGTCAATGCAGGGTCACCTCCCTGGGGTGATCTACAGCAGATGCACACACCAATGACCAGGCTCAAGTGTGTGTCGTCGTTGTCTTCTCCTCTAGCTTGGGGAAGCCACTGAACCAGAAGCACAATCATGCAGTGGGCAGAATTTAATCAAAGTGATTAAAATGACTGATTTAGATCAGTGAGCAGGAAAATGTTGGTTTTACTCATAGATTTATATTCTGTGATTGGATTTTTAGTTATTTTCCCAAAGAGAAGCTGATTCTACTTGATTGGTAACCAaaacatgttaatttttaattaacaacaACTCTAAAATTAGTCCCTTTTTTTGCTATAAAGATATGTATGCCGCACGTCTGCATGTTATTTAAGCAATTTTGTAGCTTAAGAAGCAGGTTTgtatttttgtcagaaaattgTGAAGAACTGCcagtttttttaatagataattTACCcattttaattacagatttGTAGTGAAGTATTATCTGGCTATGGATGTAGTCAGTTATTTAGAAGTTTTAGCAGTGTTACTTAGAAGCaataaatgcagcatttttggTAGCTGAATAAAGCCACATTAAATATGTTGGAcagttaaagaagaaaaagagtttaACCAAACACTAACAAACCACTTTTATACTGACTTTTTACAAAGCAAGCACTATCTGCAGTGAAGAAACACCACCCTGACTTTTTATagtcattttgtttttccagattttAGACTGATACAGCTCTCCTAGCTACATTTTATTAAGAGATTGGAAGagactttctgcttttctgattcCCGGTTTCTTCAAATAATGAGTGGCCCTAGTTGGACTGTCCTAGTTAAATAAAGCAAACGAAGAGAACATTCTTTGTACCTGCAGAAGAATTAAGCTGGTTTCATGCTTGAAAGAATTCTGGGTCCACTCAGCTTAATATTTTATGCAGCgtcttctgcagaaagcatgTATTACATGATTTTTTATGGATGCTCAATTCGAAGCTTTTTTATTAGACTTTGTAAGCTTAGATCTCAATGCAAACataatttcaaacatttattgCCAGAACATGCGTTCAGAAAAtgtcttcaatttcttttaaacatcttCCTGTTCACACTTTGAAAATgccagtattttttatttaccatGCAATCAAAAAGGGCTACCTTACTTGGAATGGGAATTAGACAGTTAGACCCTACCCCTAGTTAACATTAAAAGAGACATTGCCCTAATCATGATCTCTCCACTTTCactaaataaattcatttttgaCATTTACTGAATCCAAGCTCTGTAATCCTGGGACGGGAACTGCAGTCCCAAACCAGCCGTACTGTCAGTAGAGGTTTGGCTTTTCCTGGATTACTCAATGTTTTATCGCAGAGAGGCTGTCGGCTCAACTGTCTTGGAAACACAACAGAGGCAGAGGTCATCTCTCAGATAGCTGGGCATCAGGAGTTAACACACACCTCCAAAATCCACCCAGAGACAGATGAGCAGCCAGTGCGAGCTGTGCAGCAGAGACAGGCTAGAGCCTTTGCACAAATCCCTGCTTAACAAGCAGAACACAGGCTGCTGCATTCTGCACCTGCTGTAATTTCCAAGGCAGAAAATAGGCTGAATTAACCTGATTTCTCAAGGTTAGTGTATTCATGTCTTTTGAAAAAGGATGAGATAGCTTTCAGGAAAGGTGCAGACCTTTCCCATCcttcagcaaaataaaggtTGGGCAAATTAGAGCTGTAACACCACCACCATGACTGCCGGGCCATAACTTCACTTGATGGAGAGTGGGCCAAATTCTCTACTGCTGTAACTCCGCTGACGTCAATGTGGGAAGGTCAGCAGGAAATATGGCCCCACCACCAAACAGAATACAGGAACGCTATGTAACTTTCCAGCCAGTGTAAATTATCCCAGAGGCATAAAGCTGACTGTCTCCGAGGTCATTAAAACACTCATGGTGACAAAACATTTACCGACCCATAAAAAAGTTAGTAGTGGGCTAAGAAAACCAGGTATCGGTTAGTGGTGTAGAGTAGGAAAAAACCACGAATCCAGAAACTGTTCTGTATCTAGCAAATATCATACATGGCAGCTAAGAACTACCTAGGAGACAGGACAGCCAGGGAAATGTTTAAGTCACCCGCTAGTTCCACCTGCTGGAATTAGTTCAAAATCTCATTCTATATAGATCTTTACAGCTACTCATGTTACTGGCAAATTGCTAAGAGGGTAAACAGAACTCGTATAGAGGGTTCTGTCCTCTcacaactgcattttaaaaggaattagaaatgatgttttatttaaagagagaggaagattGCTAAGACAAGATGCTTATCCCATGATAAACTGCAGTGAGCTTTGTAGGACTGGCTGATAAAATGCTTAACTAGACCAAAACTGAAACGAACAGTTCAAATGAGCCCTGACTATTCACTCCCTGAATAGCTAGTACTTCaggttattaatttttaaactaaacaCTTATCTAAAATTCTTAAAGAagaattcatgttttctttgttgttggttttttttttttgttaagtgtTCTAGCAGTATATGTGCAACAAAAAAAGGGTAATTTATTACGAACGAAGATGGGCCAGAGTATTTTCCCATGGGGTCTAATTTTCCCTTGCTCTCCCTAGTCTTCTCATCTGCCTCTTGTCATATGCCTACGAGGAGGGCATCTGGCTCAAAGGCAGTGTGCGCTTTatggaaaaacaggaaaataggagtgaagggaaaggaaaaaattgttccaTTACCATTCCTAACTCCTAGGAAACATACAGTGCTTGGGCAACTTCTCTATACCTTCTCACATCAGACAATTCTCAGGTTGCATCTATAACATGCAGTAAACTGTCCTCATAAGTAACTTCAACCCATCTGAAAGGACATGACCTCCATGCAGATGGCCCAGAATGACCGAACTGTTTTCCAGTAAAATACACCACTAGATTTTGGACCGAGTACTCAATCCACAGTATGAAACACTATTTGATAGCAAGACTATGTTATCATATAATAAAAGGGAGATCAAACTCACTATTGTAAAATCATCAAAAGAGTTTTCTGCAAGAAAGTCATAGTGCAACGACTGGAAAAAATTACAAGTAATTCTGGCTCAGTCTGACACGCTCATGCAACGAAAgcaaaaagacaagaaatggGAGACAAACTGATGTCCTACTCAGGAAAAATCAAGGAATCTTCAGGACTGTGGAGCAGGCATTAGTCAAGAGCAAATTTTGCACATTGGCCTTTCAGTAGTTCATTATACTTCTGCTAAAAATGTGCAATTTTCTATTAACCTTCAGCTAGTACTACATATTAGCACAAGCATTATAGTGCTACAAGCTAAGTATTATGACTAATGcattacattttcaaacagtCATATATTTTCAACCTTTAAAGAAAGGTTAGCTTTCAACATACAAATAGAATGTctgatgcaaaacaaaaaatatcctgCCTCTCTGAGTTTTAGTCTTGGGCATGATAAATGCATTATGGGCCCATTCCTACATTCAAACATCagaaaagagctatttaaaCCTCTCTGTGCTCCTCAGCAGACATTGTTTAGTGGTGGCTCATTTTACTGTGATTACTATAGGAAGCACTTTCAGGTCTGTTTCTCTCGTACACCTTCATGCCAGCATCCACCCATTCTGTTTCcacaagaggaagagaggatGCAGAACGCCTGCAGGCAATACCCAAGCAGCGTGGCTCACCTGACACAGCCATTACTCACTTCTGGTTTGCCGTCTGAAAATGAACAGTCATTCTGGAATAATTCTTatccttctgcatttctctgGTGGCAGAGGTAACAGTGAGGTCTCCAAAGAGGTCAATCAGCCAAGTCAGTCGAGCAATTCCACTGAAAGCTGGGAatccagttttgttttcatcaagGACGCTACCTGGTGTGACAGCAACAGAAAATCAtgagaaatgtgaaagaaaatgatgcCCTCTGTATAAGAAAGGCTGAAGAAACTGCAGTGTTGCAGGCTTAGAGACCAGGATGTAGAAAGGCCATGAATGGATGGACTGAGTAGAAAAGTCAACAAACACAGTCAACCTTGAAATGGATCAGTTGATGAGCTATGACAGAGAAAGCTGCAAAAAGTACATATACAACAAATCCTTAAGGATGTGTTGAGGACAGGAGGGTGTATGTGGAttcaacaatgaaaaaaactagGGAAAAAACAATGACTTGAAAATCTCTCCCAGCTCTTCTGGGGCCAAACACCAGTACAGAAGACTAAAGATCCCCACTAGAAATTGGGACACTTCCTCAGAGCTCATGCTCCTCTCCGAGGCCACGAATGAGAAATTGGTCACTACCACCAAAGTACACAAGCAATAAAGAAGTGCTCTCTCCTCCATACAACAAGGCATGGGCTTGTATTCTTCACCAGACAGCAGAAAGAGATTAGCAAAGCAACAGTCTGTCAAAGACAACTGTTAGGGTAAAGGTGTTATCCAGACAGTTCTGTGATTTCATGGAAATATGCAGAACTGATACCTGTGTCTCTAGTCAGTTTATAGACAGATTCTCATCTAAAAGGACTGAATGAAGCCTGGAAGGACTGGCATCCCTGTAGAGCAGGCAGACAAATCCAGATGGACTTCGATTTCCTCACAGCTACTGACCTGTGAAATGCAACGTTCCCTTCACCAGGTCTTTTCCAGCCACctcttttttcagctgcttgtACTCTTCAGTCAGAAGTTCAATGTGCTCCACATGGAGGACTTtatctgcaattaaaaaaaagaaacaaaaaacaacaaatacatGACCAAAATCAGGACAGATTAAATAAGAGCTTTCTGTGTGAGTCAAAGGCACGTCCAAGCAGTAAAGGCTTCACCAGCCACCAGTGGGAACTCACTTAGAAACGTTCTCACGCATGGCTGGCAAAATGATGTcaggaagaaaatcaaacaCAGGCCCTGTACTGAGACATCAATCTGGGTTAAGGATTTTCAGGAGACAACAAATACAGAGACTACAGGAACAGTAGCCACTATGTTTAACAGAAACTCTGTAATGAAATCCAATACCCAACTAAGGCTGAAACATTAGTCTTCAAAGTAAAAGACAGATTAATTCTTGGCCTCTTTCCCCTCGCATTTCCTTGTTCTACATTTTTCGGCCCAGGGTAGTAGGAAAGAcaaaagagggggggaaaataGCATAATACTCAGACCCAGATTGTAACAATATGTTAAGGAGTACTTCCCTCCATTGCAATTAATTGGGCTACTTTGGAATAGAGGCTATCCGATACACATTGAATGTGGCCCTCATTCAATATGTGTTTTTCTGGAAGGTTTCCAGGAGCGTCAATTTAGGCTGCTGACAGTAACTGCTGTTGCTTTGAGAGAAGAGGCATAAATTCTGCTCAATGGGAAGCCATTTGGCAAGCAACAAGGCAGTAAGCGGTGTTGGTAGAGGGAAAGAGCGAAGCAGAAATCCTATACCTCCGGTGTTTTAGGACAAAAgtcacaaagaaaatttttaagaaGCAGTGGTATAAATAGTGCAGCTTGTCCAAATGGTTTGcactctgctcctgcccagTGCTGTTCTTTTCTCCATACATCCCCACTGGCCTCAGCTGAACTGCCAGCTTCTGACCCTTGGCACCACAGGGATGGGACCACACACTTTCCAGAAATAAAGAGGTTTTGCTCAGAGACAAGCTGTCCAATGCCTTGCTGGCCTACAACAGCATGAGCAGCTGTGTGTAACCAGCACATCACAAACACTAGAAGGTAAGGGAGctgtttccagttttattttcagggagagagaggacagggaggtgCAGGAGTCCAACAGCTACACTCATTAAGTGCTTTACTATCACTATGACAGAAGTTTCTTTCTCTAATTCTGTTCTTAGTGTCACAAGCAGAGACCAGCACTTTTACGAGGGCAAATGTACCTTACTCTTAGCATTGACATTTGTGCGTTTATTTCCCCATTGGCACATGTCTTAAATCCTAGATTGACAAATCTCTGAGACAGGCATACTCCCTTGTACATCACGGTTAATAGTAGTCTGGAGACCTGCCTTTGAGTTTGATGCCTTTGGTGTTACCCAACCGGTAATACTATTTACACCCTTGAGAACAAATGTGTTACCTTTCTGCTCAGCCATCTCCCAGAGCTCATGGGCCGCCTTAGCAGACAAAGCCATGGGGTACTCAACGAGGACATGTTTCCCAGCTTCTAAAAACATTCTGAAAGGAATATAAGATCAGTCTTTAAAAAGTATATCATCATAATCATCTCTCTCCCATAGTCAGCCCCATTTGGAGAAATGCACAACACTgagtaacagaaataaatggcaACTTTGCTAGCAAGAATGGTGTGGTGGCTCTATCACACATTTAAACACTAGGAGGGCTGGGTTCTAATTCTCCTTTTTCTACAGAATTCCCTCACTCACCTACCACAAGTCACTACAATGCCACAGCGTTGAGCACTGAGATTTCTAACTTCCAGACATTTGAGTGGCTGGAGTGGGACACTGGAATCTTCCTCTATATAATTTCTGAGGAAAGGCTTTGAATCCTGTTTTAAGCTGCCTGTCCATCAAATAGAGGTACACAATTGGAATTACTTAGGAAATGAATGCATCTTAAATCCAACTCTCTTCCAGGGCTTATTGGGTGCTCTAGGGAAGTTGCTGTCATTCACTTCAGGCTTCTACTCTGgcattctcttctccagcatcTGCATCCTCTCCTGTAACAGC is part of the Balearica regulorum gibbericeps isolate bBalReg1 chromosome 2, bBalReg1.pri, whole genome shotgun sequence genome and encodes:
- the BLVRA gene encoding biliverdin reductase A isoform X5 → MLWSQLQRPNSPHYLTAQLPSPRSHQVAASGFTPTVSINKMFGTVVVGVGIAGLARIRDLMNPMPSSPSEHLKLFGFVSRRSFGSINEAKQISLEDALRSKEIHAAFISTENKTHEETIRMFLEAGKHVLVEYPMALSAKAAHELWEMAEQKDKVLHVEHIELLTEEYKQLKKEVAGKDLVKGTLHFTGSVLDENKTGFPAFSGIARLTWLIDLFGDLTVTSATREMQKDKNYSRMTVHFQTANQKSNDIEDLMGSTWRHNLFFHAIDALIICE